One genomic region from Deinococcus ruber encodes:
- a CDS encoding ABC transporter permease — MTVAWLRGLLLRRPLRIWGTALGVALTVAFLASLGAFITTGAASMTRRASASVAVDWQVLLAQGAVASLVEQAVRAATPVKIVLPIGYADVRAFSAQGGGTVQTTGAGKVLGVPDGYFQAFPAEVRALVGSLNGALLSQQTAANLHVRIGDVVNVARSGLPAMPVTIGGIVDLPAADSLFQAVGAPKGIAPQAPPDNVLLLPAVQWEALFAPQRQARPDTVREQLHVKLAAKLPGDPGQAYLQVTHAANNVEVRAAGSAAVGDNLGASLNGAREDALYARTLFLFLGLPGALLAAALTMSVAAASAGQRRQEQALLRLRGAPPLVAARLALAEALLVGLLGVLLGSGLALLAAATLLNSRVTGLWVLIAGLAGLLLAGVSTLLPTLGMTSVSAARRNVGRGTVPLWQRLYLDVLLLVLAGLMYWRTAASGYQLVLAPEGVSQASVQYEAFLAPLALWLGAGLVATRLLGRLLSTGPLLRALRPVGPLALVVAAALSRQRGLLARGALLVSLSVAFAVSTAVFNATYNDQARTDAYLTNGSDVNVSGVTAAPVGARLKQLAALPNVQASDALIHRFAYVGGDLQDIFGVDAAHVAQVTRLSNSYFSQMSAQQAMAKLQSRPDALFVSQETVNDYQLRLGDPVRLRLQRASDHTYHVVPFTFVGVVREFPTAPKDSFLITNASYLAAQTGNPAREVVLLQTAGDVSVLAARARSLVADLPGAQVSDLATVRARVASSLTAVNVAGLAQLELGFAVLLLATATGLVLALGLAERRKQFTVLSALGAQPGQLGLFLKAEAWIVAGVGSFFGAIIGVAVSGALVKILQGVFDPPPDILVLPWLYLTVLSLAVLIATTLAVVTARRASGQHVSEVLRST; from the coding sequence ATGACCGTGGCGTGGCTGCGAGGTCTGCTGCTGCGCCGCCCACTGCGCATCTGGGGCACGGCGCTGGGCGTGGCCCTGACCGTCGCGTTTCTGGCCTCTCTCGGTGCTTTTATCACGACGGGCGCGGCCAGCATGACCCGCCGGGCCAGCGCCAGCGTCGCGGTGGACTGGCAGGTGCTGCTGGCGCAGGGAGCAGTGGCAAGTTTGGTAGAGCAGGCCGTCCGGGCTGCGACGCCAGTGAAAATCGTCCTTCCAATCGGGTATGCCGATGTCCGTGCCTTCAGCGCCCAGGGCGGCGGCACCGTACAGACCACCGGGGCAGGCAAGGTGCTGGGCGTGCCGGACGGATATTTCCAAGCCTTTCCCGCTGAGGTGAGAGCGCTGGTCGGCAGTTTGAATGGCGCGCTGCTCAGTCAGCAGACCGCGGCCAATCTGCATGTCCGGATCGGGGACGTGGTCAATGTGGCCCGGAGCGGCCTGCCAGCCATGCCGGTCACCATTGGCGGCATCGTGGACTTGCCCGCTGCCGACTCGCTGTTCCAGGCGGTCGGTGCACCCAAGGGCATCGCCCCGCAGGCCCCGCCTGACAATGTGCTGCTGCTGCCCGCCGTACAGTGGGAGGCGCTATTTGCTCCCCAGCGGCAGGCGCGGCCTGACACGGTACGCGAGCAACTCCATGTGAAACTTGCCGCGAAGCTGCCGGGCGACCCCGGTCAGGCCTATCTGCAGGTGACACACGCGGCGAACAACGTCGAGGTGCGTGCAGCAGGTTCAGCAGCGGTCGGAGACAACCTGGGCGCGAGCCTGAACGGTGCGCGGGAAGACGCCCTGTACGCCCGCACGCTCTTTCTGTTTCTGGGCCTGCCGGGGGCCTTGTTGGCTGCCGCCCTGACGATGAGTGTCGCGGCGGCTAGTGCAGGCCAGCGGCGGCAGGAACAGGCGCTGCTGCGGCTACGTGGCGCACCGCCACTGGTCGCTGCTCGGCTGGCACTCGCCGAGGCGCTGCTCGTTGGCCTGCTTGGCGTGCTGCTGGGAAGCGGGCTGGCGCTCCTTGCGGCCGCGACGCTGCTCAACAGCCGCGTGACGGGCCTGTGGGTATTGATCGCCGGACTGGCGGGACTACTGTTGGCCGGCGTTTCGACCTTACTGCCCACGCTGGGAATGACTTCCGTCTCGGCGGCACGGCGCAACGTCGGGCGCGGCACCGTGCCCCTGTGGCAACGCCTGTACCTGGACGTCCTGCTGCTCGTTCTGGCCGGCCTGATGTACTGGCGAACGGCCGCCAGTGGCTACCAACTGGTTCTCGCTCCGGAGGGTGTGTCACAGGCCAGCGTGCAGTACGAAGCCTTCCTGGCCCCACTGGCGCTGTGGCTGGGCGCGGGACTTGTGGCGACGCGGCTGCTGGGTCGCCTGCTGAGCACTGGACCGCTGCTGCGAGCACTGCGTCCGGTAGGACCGCTTGCGCTGGTGGTCGCGGCGGCCTTGTCCCGGCAGCGCGGACTCCTCGCCAGAGGTGCGCTGCTGGTATCCCTGTCGGTTGCCTTCGCAGTCTCCACGGCCGTCTTCAATGCCACGTACAACGATCAGGCACGCACAGATGCGTATCTCACCAACGGCTCGGACGTGAACGTCAGCGGCGTCACCGCCGCTCCGGTGGGCGCCCGGCTCAAGCAACTCGCGGCACTCCCGAATGTCCAAGCGAGCGACGCCCTGATCCACCGCTTCGCGTATGTCGGGGGTGACCTTCAGGACATCTTTGGCGTCGATGCCGCCCACGTCGCGCAGGTCACCCGGCTTTCGAATTCGTACTTCTCTCAGATGTCGGCTCAGCAGGCGATGGCCAAGCTGCAGTCCAGGCCAGACGCGCTGTTCGTGTCGCAGGAGACGGTCAACGACTACCAGTTGCGCCTGGGCGATCCAGTACGGCTGCGCCTGCAACGGGCCAGCGACCACACATACCACGTCGTCCCGTTCACCTTCGTGGGTGTGGTCCGTGAGTTTCCCACCGCGCCGAAAGACTCCTTCCTGATCACCAACGCGTCCTACCTGGCCGCCCAGACCGGTAATCCAGCCAGAGAGGTGGTGCTGCTGCAGACCGCTGGCGACGTGTCGGTGCTCGCCGCGCGGGCACGTTCATTGGTGGCGGACCTCCCCGGGGCACAGGTGAGTGACCTGGCCACCGTGCGGGCACGGGTGGCGTCCAGCCTCACAGCCGTCAATGTGGCAGGCCTCGCACAGCTCGAACTGGGGTTCGCAGTCCTGCTGCTCGCCACGGCCACGGGGTTGGTGTTGGCCCTGGGGCTGGCCGAGCGCCGCAAGCAGTTCACGGTCCTGTCGGCGCTCGGCGCTCAGCCCGGTCAACTGGGGCTGTTCCTGAAGGCCGAAGCCTGGATTGTCGCCGGGGTGGGGAGTTTCTTCGGTGCCATCATCGGGGTGGCGGTATCGGGAGCGCTGGTGAAGATCTTACAGGGCGTGTTTGACCCGCCGCCCGACATTCTGGTGCTGCCGTGGCTGTATCTTACCGTGCTCTCCTTGGCGGTGCTGATCGCCACCACACTGGCGGTTGT
- a CDS encoding response regulator transcription factor, translating to MRLLLIEDDPRLAAVLQEGLGEDGLIVEHAPDATTADSMCALREYDLLLLDVMLPEGTHAGFALARTLRGRQDRTPILFLTARDDVDSRVTGLDTGGDDYLSKPFEFRELRARVRALVRRSQGEASNTLPLPLGYTLDLAAHRILRGHQLVSVTPREYALIECLGLHPGRAYARGSLIERVWPEDSEVDTKVVDVFVSTVRRKLGEGMIETVRGLGYRLGPLAPPDVP from the coding sequence ATGCGGCTGCTGCTGATCGAGGACGATCCGCGGCTAGCAGCGGTGCTGCAAGAAGGCCTCGGGGAAGATGGCCTGATCGTCGAACATGCCCCGGACGCGACCACCGCTGACAGCATGTGCGCGTTGCGCGAGTACGACTTGCTCTTGCTGGACGTGATGCTGCCTGAGGGCACGCACGCGGGATTTGCCCTGGCCCGCACCCTGAGGGGCCGCCAAGACCGCACGCCGATCCTATTCCTGACCGCCCGGGACGATGTAGACTCGCGGGTCACAGGACTCGACACCGGCGGGGACGATTACCTGAGCAAACCCTTCGAGTTCCGCGAACTGCGGGCACGGGTGCGTGCCCTGGTGCGGCGATCCCAGGGCGAGGCCAGCAACACCCTGCCGCTCCCGCTGGGCTATACGCTCGATCTGGCTGCACACCGCATCCTTCGGGGCCACCAGCTCGTGTCGGTCACGCCGCGCGAGTACGCGTTAATCGAGTGTCTGGGGCTTCATCCGGGGCGGGCATATGCCCGGGGGAGCCTGATCGAGCGTGTCTGGCCGGAAGACAGTGAGGTCGATACCAAGGTGGTCGATGTCTTCGTCTCGACGGTGCGGCGCAAGCTCGGGGAGGGAATGATCGAAACCGTGCGCGGGCTGGGCTACCGCTTGGGGCCGCTGGCTCCCCCAGACGTCCCGTGA
- the pulA gene encoding pullulanase-type alpha-1,6-glucosidase, with the protein MNRFVTLMTFALLSAAAAQNTLTTPHPLPALPLFAHAAPVSTETPIPAGDVRINYYRPDGTYDGWGLHVWDGAKTSTEWANPLPQTGANTFGVYWDVPVLDGFTKLNFIIHKGDDKDPGPDQSVAASAGNQAWVVSGSSTVKTTRPDTTAAVRGDLSRQQAIWLTRDTLAVKPELLNGGALLNLHFSAAGNLKLTAAGVVGGDTVPLVRADTDSLSAALKSKYPYLADYSVVKLRPEDLGKVVGALRGQLAVSSVGLDDKLVDATGVQLWGVLDDVATYSGPLGLTWAGTVPTLTVWAPTAQDVKLHLIMNGQAKVLPMKAGPQGSWSVTGDASWKNAPYLYEVRVFAPSTGKIETNLVTDPYSVALTRNSAQSVVADLNDPAQKPAGWDTLKKPALASVSDLSFYELHLRDFSVLDSTVPAAERGTYLAFTQAGSDGMKHLKALADAGLKAVHLLPTFDIATIQEDKTAWKTPGDLSKLPPNSEEQQAAVNAVKDQDAFNWGYDPYHYLTPEGSYAVNPDERTKEYRQMVMALNAAGLRVVQDVVFNHTTASGEAATSVLDKVVPGYYHRLDVNGAVTNSTCCSNTATEHAMMRRLMIDTLVFQARQYKIDGFRFDLMGHHLASDIQAARAALDALTLQKDGVDGKLIYLYGEGWDFGEVAGNARGVNATQVNMYGQGVGTFNDRIRDAVRGGNPFGGLQDQGFATGLVTFPNGLPQNTDTARLLKLTDQLKVGLSGNLRDFKFTDSSGNVVTGAQVPYGNAPTGYAASPREAINYVSAHDNQTLWDAVLLKAPLSATTAARVRMQNMAYSLVLLGQGMPFIHAGDELLRSKSFDTDSYNSGDWFNAVRWTGADNGFGRGLPIAEKNKDHWDIYRPLLANPALKVTAADRARASDHLRELLSIRMSTALFRLPTAQAVQQQLSFLNAGPGQTPGVIVMKLSGGAAPYRNVLVVFNASTSAYTLKDPRLAPLKLELHPVLKASSDSVVKASSANGGTVSVPGMTTAVFVGK; encoded by the coding sequence ATGAACCGATTCGTGACGCTCATGACGTTCGCGCTTCTGTCGGCAGCGGCCGCTCAGAACACGCTGACTACGCCGCACCCGCTCCCTGCGCTGCCTCTGTTCGCTCACGCGGCCCCCGTCAGCACCGAGACGCCCATTCCTGCCGGGGACGTCCGCATCAACTACTACCGGCCCGATGGTACGTACGACGGCTGGGGGCTACACGTCTGGGATGGGGCGAAGACATCGACGGAGTGGGCCAACCCACTGCCGCAGACCGGAGCGAATACCTTCGGCGTGTACTGGGACGTGCCCGTACTGGACGGCTTCACGAAGCTTAATTTCATCATCCATAAAGGCGACGACAAAGACCCCGGCCCTGATCAGAGTGTGGCAGCCAGCGCTGGAAATCAGGCGTGGGTCGTCAGCGGGAGCAGCACCGTGAAGACCACCCGGCCCGATACCACCGCCGCCGTCAGAGGCGACTTGAGCAGGCAGCAGGCCATCTGGCTGACCCGCGACACCCTGGCCGTGAAGCCAGAACTACTGAATGGCGGAGCGCTGCTGAATCTGCATTTCAGTGCGGCGGGCAATCTGAAACTGACGGCGGCAGGCGTGGTCGGCGGCGACACCGTGCCCCTGGTGCGGGCCGACACCGACAGCCTGAGTGCGGCGCTCAAATCGAAATATCCGTATCTGGCGGACTATTCGGTGGTGAAGCTGCGTCCGGAAGACCTCGGGAAGGTGGTGGGGGCGCTGCGTGGGCAGCTAGCGGTCAGCAGCGTGGGCCTCGACGACAAACTGGTGGACGCGACGGGCGTGCAGCTGTGGGGCGTGCTCGACGATGTGGCGACCTACAGCGGGCCGCTGGGTCTGACGTGGGCGGGCACTGTGCCGACGCTGACCGTATGGGCACCCACCGCGCAGGACGTGAAACTGCACCTGATCATGAATGGGCAGGCGAAGGTGCTGCCGATGAAGGCCGGGCCGCAGGGCAGTTGGAGCGTGACCGGAGATGCGAGCTGGAAGAACGCCCCGTATCTGTATGAGGTCAGGGTATTTGCGCCCAGCACCGGAAAAATCGAGACCAATCTCGTGACCGACCCGTATTCGGTCGCCCTGACGCGTAACAGCGCCCAGTCGGTGGTCGCCGATCTGAACGATCCGGCCCAGAAGCCTGCCGGGTGGGACACGCTGAAGAAACCTGCCCTCGCCAGCGTGAGCGACCTGAGTTTCTACGAGCTTCATCTGCGCGATTTCAGTGTGCTCGACAGCACCGTTCCCGCTGCTGAGCGCGGCACGTATCTGGCGTTTACCCAGGCGGGCAGCGACGGTATGAAGCATCTGAAGGCGCTGGCGGACGCGGGTCTGAAGGCGGTGCATCTCCTGCCGACCTTCGACATCGCCACCATTCAGGAGGACAAGACCGCCTGGAAGACCCCCGGCGACCTGTCGAAGCTGCCACCCAACAGTGAAGAGCAGCAAGCTGCCGTGAACGCGGTCAAAGATCAGGACGCCTTCAACTGGGGCTACGATCCGTACCATTACCTGACGCCGGAAGGCAGCTACGCGGTCAACCCCGACGAGCGCACCAAGGAGTACCGCCAGATGGTGATGGCGCTGAATGCGGCGGGACTTCGTGTCGTGCAGGACGTGGTCTTCAACCACACCACGGCCAGTGGCGAGGCGGCAACCAGCGTGCTCGACAAGGTGGTGCCCGGGTATTATCACCGTCTGGATGTGAACGGTGCGGTCACGAATTCGACCTGCTGCTCCAACACCGCTACCGAGCACGCCATGATGCGCCGCCTGATGATCGACACGCTGGTCTTTCAGGCTCGGCAGTACAAGATCGACGGCTTCCGCTTCGACCTGATGGGGCACCATCTAGCAAGCGACATCCAGGCCGCCCGCGCCGCGCTCGACGCCCTAACACTCCAGAAAGACGGCGTGGACGGCAAGCTGATCTATCTGTACGGCGAGGGCTGGGACTTCGGCGAGGTGGCGGGCAACGCGCGCGGCGTCAACGCGACCCAGGTCAACATGTACGGGCAGGGCGTGGGCACCTTCAATGACCGCATTCGCGACGCGGTGCGCGGCGGCAATCCCTTTGGCGGCCTGCAGGATCAGGGCTTCGCCACTGGGTTGGTCACGTTCCCCAATGGTCTGCCCCAGAACACCGACACAGCCCGGCTGCTAAAGCTCACCGATCAGCTCAAGGTAGGTCTGAGTGGCAATCTGCGCGATTTCAAGTTCACTGACAGCAGCGGAAACGTCGTGACCGGGGCGCAGGTACCGTACGGCAACGCGCCCACCGGGTATGCCGCCAGCCCGCGCGAGGCGATCAACTACGTCTCGGCCCACGACAACCAGACGCTCTGGGACGCTGTCCTGCTCAAAGCTCCTTTGAGTGCGACCACCGCCGCACGTGTCCGAATGCAGAACATGGCCTACAGCCTGGTGCTGCTCGGGCAGGGCATGCCATTTATTCACGCGGGCGACGAGTTGCTGAGGAGCAAGAGCTTCGACACCGACAGCTACAACAGCGGTGATTGGTTCAATGCCGTGCGCTGGACGGGAGCTGATAACGGCTTCGGGCGTGGCCTGCCCATCGCCGAAAAAAATAAAGACCACTGGGACATCTACCGCCCGCTGCTGGCAAATCCGGCGCTGAAGGTCACGGCGGCAGACCGTGCCCGCGCTTCCGACCACCTCCGCGAGTTGCTGAGTATCCGCATGTCGACGGCGCTGTTCCGGCTGCCCACCGCGCAGGCCGTGCAGCAGCAACTCAGCTTCCTGAATGCTGGCCCTGGCCAGACGCCCGGCGTGATCGTGATGAAACTCAGCGGCGGTGCAGCGCCCTACAGGAACGTTTTGGTCGTCTTCAATGCCAGCACCTCGGCCTACACCCTCAAGGATCCCCGTCTCGCCCCGCTGAAGCTGGAGCTGCATCCGGTCCTGAAGGCCAGCTCGGACAGCGTGGTGAAAGCCAGCAGTGCGAATGGTGGCACGGTCAGTGTGCCAGGGATGACCACGGCGGTCTTTGTTGGGAAGTGA
- a CDS encoding ABC transporter ATP-binding protein: MTTLLADDLFRFYHVGDEETRALRGVSLHVQSGELVAIMGPSGSGKSTLLACLAGLDDPDGGHVEVSGQRLTRRPEAERARLRGRKVGVLLQAENLMPHLSVLENVLLPMRLAGTVDATFAQALLAQVGLSERHQHLPGQLSGGELARAGLAVALAAKPDLLLADEPTAEVDTGTEARLFEVLDAFRTRGGAVLISTHSPALAARADRVLHLKDGILNG, encoded by the coding sequence GTGACCACCTTACTGGCCGATGACCTGTTCCGCTTCTACCACGTTGGCGACGAGGAGACTCGCGCGCTGCGGGGCGTGAGCCTGCACGTACAGTCGGGCGAACTGGTGGCCATCATGGGGCCGTCTGGAAGCGGAAAGAGCACCCTGCTCGCCTGCCTGGCAGGTCTGGACGACCCGGACGGCGGACATGTGGAGGTCAGTGGACAGCGCCTGACGCGTCGCCCTGAAGCCGAGCGGGCGCGTCTGCGTGGACGCAAGGTCGGCGTGCTGCTCCAGGCAGAGAACCTGATGCCGCATCTGAGCGTGCTGGAGAATGTACTGCTGCCGATGCGGCTCGCGGGAACGGTGGATGCCACCTTCGCCCAGGCCCTGCTCGCCCAGGTCGGCCTGAGCGAACGACACCAGCACCTCCCGGGGCAGCTCTCGGGCGGCGAACTCGCCCGCGCCGGACTCGCGGTCGCCCTGGCCGCGAAGCCCGATCTGCTGCTGGCCGACGAGCCGACCGCCGAGGTCGATACAGGCACCGAGGCGCGGCTGTTTGAGGTGCTGGACGCCTTCCGAACGCGGGGTGGCGCGGTGCTGATCTCCACCCACAGTCCAGCGCTGGCGGCCCGGGCAGACCGGGTACTGCACCTGAAGGACGGAATTCTGAATGGCTAG
- a CDS encoding proline iminopeptidase-family hydrolase, which yields MPYHEEVRLADHIARLLTADLPPLPLPAVLPKLTSEQRAAVQLAGTTALYVITGGPGTGKTTTLKALLDTLDTAGLSTILCAPSGKAASRMQQTPLKGFSARCTLKDTHVHRGGTMQQWHADREGTIDFAGFHIWYGMTRTEDAPGSVPLLVIHGGPGMPHDALEPLAELSDGVRRVIFYDQLGCGKSDRPSDPDIYSLGLFVQELQTVRDTLGLTRVHLYGHSFGGALALQYALSHPAGLESVIIADSFATADGWLEGAMQLRQQMPPEVRQLLEAHEAAGTTSDPAYQAAFGQYYLGVHCCRVPIPDHLQRAFAGSGAEVYRAMYGPQWFQMTGQYRGWNVVDRLSDLHVPTLVLAGRYDQCVPTLSQQLQANIPGAELKIFEHSSHVPFIEEPDEHHRWVRAFLRRVEMQAVR from the coding sequence GTGCCATATCACGAAGAAGTGCGCCTGGCGGATCACATTGCCCGACTCCTGACCGCCGATCTTCCCCCACTCCCGCTTCCTGCTGTTCTTCCGAAGCTGACCAGCGAACAGCGGGCGGCCGTCCAGCTCGCCGGCACCACCGCCCTGTACGTCATCACCGGCGGCCCCGGCACTGGTAAAACCACCACCCTCAAAGCGCTGCTCGACACCCTCGACACCGCTGGGCTCAGCACGATCCTGTGTGCGCCGAGCGGAAAAGCAGCCAGCCGCATGCAGCAGACGCCGTTGAAGGGCTTCTCAGCGCGGTGTACCCTGAAGGACACACACGTTCATCGGGGAGGCACCATGCAACAGTGGCACGCTGATCGTGAGGGGACGATTGACTTTGCTGGCTTTCACATCTGGTACGGCATGACCCGGACGGAGGACGCCCCTGGCAGCGTTCCTCTGCTGGTGATCCACGGCGGACCAGGCATGCCGCACGATGCCCTCGAACCACTCGCCGAGTTGAGTGACGGGGTGAGGCGGGTGATCTTCTACGACCAGCTGGGCTGTGGGAAGTCTGATCGCCCAAGCGATCCGGACATCTACTCGCTCGGGCTCTTCGTGCAGGAGCTTCAAACGGTGCGGGACACCCTGGGGTTAACCCGCGTGCATCTGTACGGGCATTCGTTCGGTGGCGCGCTGGCGCTGCAATATGCCCTGAGTCATCCCGCTGGGCTGGAGAGTGTGATCATTGCGGACTCGTTTGCCACAGCGGACGGGTGGTTGGAAGGCGCAATGCAGCTCCGGCAGCAGATGCCACCCGAGGTTCGTCAGTTGCTGGAAGCGCATGAGGCAGCGGGCACAACGAGCGATCCAGCGTACCAGGCGGCCTTCGGTCAGTATTACCTCGGCGTGCATTGCTGCCGAGTTCCGATCCCGGATCACCTGCAGCGGGCCTTCGCTGGCTCGGGAGCTGAGGTGTATCGGGCCATGTATGGACCGCAGTGGTTCCAAATGACGGGCCAGTACCGAGGCTGGAATGTGGTCGATCGTCTGTCGGACCTTCACGTACCGACCTTGGTACTGGCTGGCCGCTATGACCAGTGCGTGCCCACGCTGTCCCAGCAGCTTCAGGCCAACATTCCAGGCGCTGAGCTGAAGATCTTCGAGCACAGCTCACACGTCCCGTTTATTGAAGAGCCTGACGAGCATCACCGGTGGGTGCGGGCGTTCTTACGGCGGGTGGAAATGCAGGCAGTCCGCTGA
- a CDS encoding ABC transporter ATP-binding protein: protein MARPLKIERTGDLVRAEHLQQAYGDTLALRDASCIVQPGDRTALLGTSGSGKSTLLHLLGGLNAPSGGQISWPALGEVSQLRPGKVSFVFQAQSLLAPLTALENVALPLLLLNVPADVAQERAGLLLEQLGLNAVIQQLPEELSGGQAQRVAVARALVTRPQLVLADEPTGQLDSVNAQHLMDVLLGACDASGAALIVATHDPQIARRLTQVWRMANGVLAPAEVAA, encoded by the coding sequence ATGGCTAGGCCGCTGAAGATCGAACGTACCGGCGATCTGGTGCGGGCCGAGCATCTGCAACAGGCCTACGGCGACACCCTGGCGCTCCGAGACGCGTCGTGCATCGTCCAGCCAGGCGACCGAACCGCGCTGCTGGGCACGTCCGGCAGTGGAAAAAGCACGCTGCTGCACCTGCTGGGCGGCCTGAACGCGCCGAGTGGCGGGCAGATCAGCTGGCCCGCGCTGGGCGAGGTCTCGCAGTTGCGCCCCGGCAAGGTGTCCTTCGTATTTCAGGCACAGAGCCTGCTCGCCCCGCTGACCGCGCTGGAAAACGTCGCGCTGCCCCTGTTGTTGTTGAACGTGCCTGCGGATGTGGCCCAGGAGCGGGCGGGCCTGCTGCTCGAACAGCTGGGGCTGAACGCTGTCATACAGCAGCTCCCGGAGGAACTGTCGGGCGGGCAGGCGCAGCGGGTGGCCGTGGCGCGCGCCCTGGTCACGCGCCCGCAGCTGGTACTGGCGGACGAACCCACAGGCCAGCTCGATTCCGTAAATGCTCAACACCTGATGGACGTGCTGCTGGGTGCCTGCGATGCCAGCGGAGCGGCGCTGATCGTGGCGACCCATGATCCGCAGATCGCCCGGCGACTGACGCAGGTGTGGCGCATGGCCAATGGTGTGCTGGCCCCGGCAGAGGTGGCTGCATGA
- a CDS encoding HAMP domain-containing sensor histidine kinase → MTLRRLTVRWRLTLFYALVSSVILMLSASLIFFSLQSSLQQGLDASLQEAAAIAASQLSGDENTSLTGENAGDRVQSQLPGSTVVQVFNEQGRLTDQLGVPRKRTPLVAGFVTVGRERIYTAHLPVGGWVQTSRSQVETLRTASSAGQLLLLVLPLLLLSGLAAGYVLADRALRPVDTVARLAQSIAVSGQYHLRVPVSPGRDELARLTSTVNAMLERLAATIEREKAFALAAAHELRTPLSVLQASAELSLERPRPPEHYVRTLETIRESGQEMRHSIESLLALARTNHTPEWQTVDLAETVLEAAGGQLAFAAARGNRLHLDPQAVAVQADPVALRLAATNLIHNAVLYGRPAGQVWIGTRMVGGSAVIEVVDDGPGLPDGELARVVQPFQRGLGQQGVRGAGLGLALASAIAEQHGGTLKLQRAKTGGLLARITFPPRR, encoded by the coding sequence GTGACGCTGCGCCGGCTGACGGTGCGCTGGCGGCTGACGCTGTTTTACGCGCTGGTATCGTCGGTGATTCTGATGTTGAGCGCGTCGCTGATCTTTTTCAGCCTGCAATCGAGCCTGCAGCAGGGGCTGGACGCGTCGCTACAGGAAGCGGCGGCCATCGCTGCCAGTCAACTGTCGGGCGACGAAAACACCTCGCTCACCGGCGAGAATGCGGGCGACCGCGTGCAGAGTCAGCTACCCGGTTCCACGGTGGTGCAGGTCTTCAACGAGCAGGGGCGACTCACCGATCAGCTGGGCGTGCCAAGGAAGCGCACGCCGCTGGTGGCCGGGTTCGTCACGGTGGGCCGTGAACGCATCTACACCGCGCACCTCCCGGTCGGTGGGTGGGTGCAGACGTCGCGCTCTCAGGTTGAAACCCTGCGGACGGCGTCCAGCGCCGGACAGCTGCTGCTGCTGGTCTTGCCGCTGTTGCTGCTTTCTGGGTTGGCGGCGGGGTACGTACTGGCCGACCGCGCCCTGCGGCCGGTCGATACGGTGGCGCGGCTGGCACAGTCGATCGCGGTGTCGGGGCAGTACCACCTGCGCGTCCCGGTGTCCCCCGGGCGAGATGAACTGGCCCGGCTGACCTCGACGGTCAACGCGATGCTGGAACGGCTGGCCGCCACCATCGAACGCGAGAAAGCCTTCGCACTGGCCGCCGCTCACGAACTGCGCACGCCGCTGAGTGTGCTGCAGGCCAGCGCCGAGCTGAGTCTGGAGCGCCCCCGCCCGCCGGAACACTACGTCCGTACCTTAGAGACGATCCGCGAAAGTGGCCAGGAGATGCGGCATTCGATCGAGAGTCTGTTGGCGCTCGCCCGCACCAACCACACACCCGAGTGGCAGACGGTCGACCTGGCAGAGACTGTACTGGAGGCCGCTGGGGGGCAACTGGCCTTCGCGGCTGCCCGGGGAAACCGACTGCACCTGGATCCGCAGGCGGTGGCGGTGCAGGCCGACCCGGTCGCCCTGCGGCTGGCCGCGACCAACCTGATTCACAATGCCGTGCTGTATGGCCGGCCCGCAGGGCAGGTGTGGATCGGCACGCGAATGGTCGGCGGATCAGCCGTGATCGAGGTCGTGGATGACGGCCCGGGCCTGCCAGACGGCGAGCTTGCCCGGGTGGTGCAGCCGTTTCAGCGCGGCCTGGGACAGCAGGGCGTGCGCGGGGCTGGCCTGGGCCTGGCACTCGCCTCAGCGATTGCCGAACAGCACGGGGGAACGCTGAAGCTTCAGCGGGCCAAGACGGGTGGCCTGCTCGCCCGCATTACCTTTCCACCCAGACGCTGA